The sequence below is a genomic window from Acetivibrio clariflavus DSM 19732.
ATTCATCTATTGTCAAATTAAGGAGGTCAACTTTGCCGTCCATAAACTTAACTCCTCTTTCTCATTTTAGAAATAAAAAAACCATCGATGCCGTCTATATTGGGGTATAACTGGATATACCCGGCTTTTGCAGTATCTTTTTTTAAGTCTTTTGGAAGAACTTCCGAAATGTCTTCCAATTCAAAATCCCTATTATCTTGCAGGAACTTTTTAACCATTTCCTCGTTTTCCTTCGGCTCAACGGTACACGTACTGTATAGCAAAACACCTCCAGGTTTAACATACTTAGAAGATGTATCCAGTATTCTCTCCTGGAGTTTAACTATCTCATCCAAATCCTTTTCCTTTCTTGTCCACTTTATATCCGGCTTTCTTCTGATAATACCAAGTCCGCTGCAGGGCGCATCAACCAAAACACAATCGGCCTTGTTTATCAATTTCAAATCCTCTTTTTGAGCATCAAATACTTCAGCCTTTATTATACCAATTCCAAGCCTTATTGCTGCTTCCTCTATCAATTTTATTTTATGTTCATGAACATCCCTGGCTATAACTTGTCCAGTGTTTTGCATAAGTTCTGCTATATGAGTTGCCTTTCCTCCCGGTGCACTGCATACATCAATAACCAGGTCTTTTGGCTTTGGATTCAAAACTTGTGCAACTATCATTGAACTCTCATCCTGTACTTGAAACAGACCCTGTTCAAAAGCTCTCATTTTTGTAATAGAAGAAGGCTTATTAATTATCAGAGCGTTTTCAACATATTTTGCCGGTTGAGGTTCAAATCCTTCTTTTTCAAGTTGGTCACGAAGTTCTTCCGTGCTTGTCTTTAAAGTATTTACTCTGACAGTCAGGGGAGCGTTCTCATTATTGCACTTTAAAAGTTCCTCAGTAAAACTCTCGCCAAAACGGTTTAACCAATTCTTAACCATCCATTCCGGGTGGGAATACCTTATGGAAAGGTAAGCACTTAAATCCTTATTTCTATCGGGATACTCAATCTTGTCTTTTGACCTTGTAATATTTCTAAGCACTGCATTAACATACCTGCTGCTGGCAGAGTGCCCGTATCTTTTTGCAAGATTGACACTCTCGTTGCAGGCTGCCGATTCGGGTATTTTTGTCATATAAAGCAGCTGATAGACTCCCAGTCTCAAAATATTCAGTATCCACGGAGAAAGCTTTTTAATTTTCACAGAAGAAAATTTTTCAATAATATAATCTATTGAAAGCTGCCACTTCAATGTCCCATAGACAAGCTCGGTGATAAAAGCCTTATCGATATTGCTCAATTTAACGTCTTCAAGATTTTTATTAAGAGCAATGTTCGAATATGCTCCCGACTTATTAACCTCATATAAAATTTTTAAAGCTGTTTCTCTCGGTAAATCAAGTTTCATAACCTAATCATCTCAATACAAAATTAATCATCTCTTCTGTTACTTGTAATTAATACAAGGCGCAATAAGTTTGCCACAGCAACAGCTGCCGAAGCCACATAAGTCATAGCTGCAGCTCTTAAGACCTTCTTGGCATGGTCAATTTCATTATAATTAAACATCCCCGTATCCTCAAGAGTTCTTATTGCCCTGCTGCTTGCATTAAACTCCACCGGCAGTGTTACAATGTAAAAAAGTACTGCTGCCCCAAAAAGTATTATTCCCAATTTAATTAAAAACGGCATGCCGAATATTAGTCCAATTATTGCCATTGTAGGGCCAATAGAAGAACCTATGTTTGCAATAGGAACCAAAGAACTTCTTAAGCCCAAAGGTCCATAACCTTCCTTATGCTGGATTGCATGTCCCGTTTCATGGGCAGCAACACCAACTGCCGATACGGAAGTGCTGTTATATACAGACCGGGACAGCCTTACAACTCTTGTCCTCGGATCGTAATGGTCAGTAAGGTCTCCAGGATATGCTTCAACCTTTACGTCATAAAGCCCGTTTCTATCCAATATCATTCTTGCTATATCGGCACCGGTCATACTTCTGCTATTTCCAACTCTGCTGTATTTGCTGAAAGTGCCTTTAACTTTAAATTGGGCATAGAGTGAAAAAATAAATGCAGGTAAAACAAGTATTAAATAATACACATCAATACCATAATAATATCCCATAAATCTACCTCCTACCCTTTTTATTTCTTTATATAACTTCAGCAAAATATAAATTCATATAATATACAATATCAATACAAATTTCAGACTTCCAAAATTTCATCCAGCCTCTGCTTTAAACTTTCCACATCCACAGTGGTATTATAACAAGGTCCATTGGGCCTGTCATTAATCAAACCTATGACAGGAATTTTACCCACCTCAACTATACCGCTTGTAAGATCCCTCTCACAAGCCACTGCAAATATCAATTCGGGATTAATCCTTTTTACAATATTTCTTGCAGCAGTTCCGCCTGTTACTATGCAAACTTCAACTTCTCTTTCTTCTGCTATTTTCAGTATCTTACCTATTGAACATCTTCCGCATCTTCTGCAGTTTTCAGTATTATTCGTAATTTTATATCCACATTCTGAATATTGCAAACAATGAGGAAGCAGAATAAGGACGTTTTTAGGCAAATACCTTCTTCCTGAAGCATTTACCATCGCATTATTAAAATCTATATAAAACTTACGTAACAAATCTTTTTTTGTTTTAAATATATCTGCCAAAAATATTGAAAAGGGGAGCAGTGCTCTCATTCCTGTTCCCGCAAAATTTCTGATTATTTTATTCCGCCCATTATATTTGTATATATAATAAATACTTAAAATCGAAATCATATAAAACAACAGGATTAGTATTGTCAGTACAATTAAAATTAATAATACGAAATTATATGTATGAATGGTAAAATAACGGTAAATCAATACAAAAGCAAGTAACATAAAAAACAATCCAAAGGTAAATAACCCCGATAAAGTGATAAACTTCTTCAACCCCTTATCCAAGTAATTCACCTTCGCCTATTTTGTGCCCGCATATATACTCCTCAACACTCATTTTTCTTGCATTTTCAAACTGTATCTCTTTTATGTTAAGCTTCCCTGAACCGCATGCAACAACAATTCCATCCTTACTCACCTTTAAAATTGTACCTGCTTTTGAATCATGCTTATCATCGGATACAACAGAGGTCATCCATATTTTCATCTTTTTGCCGCTTAAAAACGTATATGCCCCGGGCCAGGGATTGGTTCCCCTGACTAAATTGTGAATCTCTCTTGATGACTTACTCCAGTCAATACAACCTATTTCTTTTGTCATCATAGGTGCATAAGTAGCCTCTTCATCGTTTTGCGGTATTCTTTCAAGGGTTCCATTTTTAAGTCTTAACAAGGTTTCTTTTAATACTTCGGCTCCTAAAACCGCCAACTTGTCGTGAAGCTCACCGGCAGTCATATCCTCAGTTATTTGAATCTCAGCCTTAACAAGCATATCACCAGTATCCATTCCAACATCGGTATACATGGTAGTAATACCTGTCACTTTTTCACCGTTTATAATAGACCACTGTATAGGTGCAGCTCCTCTGTATCTAGGGAGCAAAGATCCGTGCACATTTATACATCCATACTTTGGAATATCCAAAACCGATTTGGGAAGAATTTTTCCGTATGCTGCTGTGACAAGTAAATCGGGATTAATCTCCTTAATTTTTTCTACAAACTCTTCTGTCTTGACTTTTTCAGGCTGCAATACTTCAATTCCATGCTCTATTGCATATTCCTTGACCGGCGGTGGACTCATTTTATTGCCTCTGCCTTTGGGTTTATCCGGTTGAGTCACCACCGCAACAACATCATATCCTTCCTTCAACAACATATCCAAAGAAGGTATGGCAAATTCCGGAGTCCCCATAAATACAATCCTCAACAAAGTCACCTCTTATCTGTCATAATTACACCAATTATTTTTACAAATAATTTTTCAGGAATAATGCTCATTAAAAACTTAATTTACTATTCCTGCAAATCACTTTTATTTATTATTTTTTGCGCTCTGCTGGTAAACAATATACCATCCAAATGGTCAATTTCATGGCAAAAAGCTCTTGCAAGGAGACCTTCACCTTCCAGACTGATCTTTTCTCCTTTTCTATTCAATGCCTCCACCCATACCTTTTTAGGCCTTATTACTTCTCCTAAAAAATCGGGTATGCTAAGGCATCCTTCTATATCAAGTTCTTCACCCTCTGTCTTAACAATTCGGGGATTGATAAGCTCCAATAGTCCTTCACCCACATCAATTACAACAACTCTCTTTAACACACCTATCTGAGGAGCAGCCAACCCCACTCCATGTTCAGCATACATGGTTTCAGCCATATCATCAAGCAAAGTTAAAATCCTGTCATCTATAACATCAACAGGCTTCGAAACCTTTCTTAAAACCTCATCTCCATCAAATCTAATATTCCTTAAAGCCATTTTTCTGTTCCCCCGTATCAATTTTTTAAGTAGGATTAACTGTCCTACACTACATATATTCCCACAACAAAAAGTATTATAACATATTTACCGGATTTATATCCACACTAATACTTATGTCATTTTTACCATGATGTGCATAAAAATGGTCCGAAACTTTTGTCAATATATCTATAAGTTTTCCTATTTCTTTACATTTTATATTAATCCTCCAACGATACTTGTTTTTTATTTTAGATATAACTGACCGGAATGGCCCTAATATGGCATCGCCATCACAAACACCCGAAAAACATTCGTCAATAAATTTTTTTACGCTCACTGCTCTGTTATACACTGTACGATCATTAATTCCGCTCAGTACTATTGAACCTATGTTGGTAAAGGGAGGATATACGAGTTTTTTCCTCACCAATATCTCTTTTTCAAAAAAGCTTTTGTAATCCTGGGCACATGCACATTCAATGCTGTAATTTTCTACGTTGTATGCCTGGATAATTACCCTTCCCGGTATTACGCCCCTGCCCGCTCTTCCAGCTACCTGGGTTAACAGCTGAAAAGTCCTCTCTGTAGCCCTGTAATCCCCTGTATTGAGCATACTGTCTGCAGCAAGCACTCCGACAAGTGTAACATTAGGAAAGTCATGTCCCTTTGCTATCATTTGTGTACCAACCAGAATATTAATATTATCCTCACGAAAACTTCGTAAAATTTCCTCATGAGAATTCTTGTAAGAGGTCGTGTCCATATCCATTCTTATTACCGAACTGCCCTCAAAATGCTTTTTTATTTCATTCTCAATCTTTTGCGTACCGGTACCGAACCCTTTTATATGAGAGCTTTTGCATTTAGGGCATGTGCTTACATTCTTGACTGTATAACCGCAATAATGACATATCAACCTTTCATCAAAGGAATGATAAGTCATTGAAACATCACATTTCGGACACTTCAATACATATCCGCAATTTCGGCACAGTACAAAGGAAGAATGTCCACGCCTGTTTAAAAAAATAATAGTTTGTTCATTATTCTTGATATTTTCCTCCATTTCACTATGTAATATCCGGCTAAATATGGATCTATTCCCTGCTTCAAGCTCTCTTCTCATGTCTACAACGCGTACTTCAGGCAGCATCAGATTATTAGCCCGTTTCATCATTGTAAACATGGAAATTTCGCCGTTTTTTGCCCTGTAATAATTTTCAACGGACGGTGTAGCCGAACCGTACATCAATACAGCATTTTCAATCCTGCAGCGTTCCCTTGCAACCTCTACAGCATGATACTTTGGAGTAATTTCCGATTTATAGGAATTTTCGTGTTCCTCATCAATAATAATCATGCCAAGGTTATCAAAAGGTGCAAAAACTGCCGACCTTGCCCCTATAACAACTTTTATCTTTCCATCCTTAATTAGCCTCCATTGGTCATATCTCTCCCCCAATGACAGCCTGCTGTGAAGTATTGCTACATATTCTCCGAATCTTCCCTTAAATCTTTCCACCATTTGGGGAGTCAGTGAAATCTCAGGTACCAGGACAATTGCCTGTTTTCCAATGTTAATACAGTGTTCAATAAGCTGAAGATATACTTCCGTCTTTCCGCTCCCTGTAACACCATGAAGCAATATTTCTTTAAAAATTTTTTTATCCAGCATTTCCTTTACACTATCTATAATATGCTTTTGTTCCTCTGTTGGCTCTAAAGGGCTGGTCTTTTGAAAATTTTGACTTTCGTAAGGATCTCTGGTCACCTCCATATTTTTAAAATCTATATATCCGTATTTGTTAAGGGTTTCAAGCACACCTTTCGAAACTCCTGCAAACTTTGTCAAATCACTTACTGAGATGTATTCGTTTTCCAAAAGCATTTCGAGAATTCTAACATGTTTGATGTTTCTCAAGCGATTTGACTCAATGTCTTCCTGTACTTCCTCGGAAGGTTTTGTGAGGTATGCCGCTTTAATCTGTTTCCTTTTAACCTTTGTCCCAAACTCCTCACTTATCGATATACAATTAAGTTCTGCCAGTTTGTTCAAATATTTTGTTATACTTTTAATATTTGTTTCTTCTTTCAATTGGTCATATTCCATTACACCTTCATTATCCTTGAGTTTCTGGAGAATTTTTATATAATTACCCTTTAACGAAGTATCGCAATTAACGAGTCTTACCACTTTTGAACTAATTAAACCGGTACCGGGAGGCAGCAAACATTTAAATACATCAGAATATGTGCTTATATATCTATACTTCATCCAATGAGCAAGCTTTATCAAATTTTCATTAAATACAGGGCTCTCATCTACAATTTCACTGATCTCCTTTAAATCTTTAAAATCACTTTCACCTGTAAGAGCCACAATATAACCTTCCAGAAGGCGGTTGGATTTACCGAAAGGCACAATAACACGCATACCGGTATTTACTCTTCCCAAATATTTTTCCGGTATTCTATAGTGATATATCCGGTCAAACTGCCTTGTAGCATTGCTTATTACTACTTCCGCAATATTATTCATTATTGCTCCCTTCAAAATATAGTACCCCCTCCTATGAGGTGAAATTAGTTTATATTATATCAATTCACAATAGTGCTAATCAAATAAATTTTACTTTTTGTACTATATCCTTTTAATTCCAAATACAAAAAACTTCCGCTGAAGTTTTTCTGCAATATATAATTTATAGCGGAAGCAAGGACAAAACTTTATATTATCACGACTCTATCAAGAAATAATTTTAGCGGCTCTTATTGCCTTTTCCAAGAAACCGCTGCAAAGCCCCACGAAAAGCCCCATAACAACTCCCGATGAAAGGAGCACAGGAAGTAAGAGATATACTGCCGAATCTCTCATTACAAAGCCGGCAGTTACTATTTGGGCTACATTATGCGAGA
It includes:
- the rsmB gene encoding 16S rRNA (cytosine(967)-C(5))-methyltransferase RsmB produces the protein MKLDLPRETALKILYEVNKSGAYSNIALNKNLEDVKLSNIDKAFITELVYGTLKWQLSIDYIIEKFSSVKIKKLSPWILNILRLGVYQLLYMTKIPESAACNESVNLAKRYGHSASSRYVNAVLRNITRSKDKIEYPDRNKDLSAYLSIRYSHPEWMVKNWLNRFGESFTEELLKCNNENAPLTVRVNTLKTSTEELRDQLEKEGFEPQPAKYVENALIINKPSSITKMRAFEQGLFQVQDESSMIVAQVLNPKPKDLVIDVCSAPGGKATHIAELMQNTGQVIARDVHEHKIKLIEEAAIRLGIGIIKAEVFDAQKEDLKLINKADCVLVDAPCSGLGIIRRKPDIKWTRKEKDLDEIVKLQERILDTSSKYVKPGGVLLYSTCTVEPKENEEMVKKFLQDNRDFELEDISEVLPKDLKKDTAKAGYIQLYPNIDGIDGFFISKMRKRS
- a CDS encoding zinc metallopeptidase; protein product: MGYYYGIDVYYLILVLPAFIFSLYAQFKVKGTFSKYSRVGNSRSMTGADIARMILDRNGLYDVKVEAYPGDLTDHYDPRTRVVRLSRSVYNSTSVSAVGVAAHETGHAIQHKEGYGPLGLRSSLVPIANIGSSIGPTMAIIGLIFGMPFLIKLGIILFGAAVLFYIVTLPVEFNASSRAIRTLEDTGMFNYNEIDHAKKVLRAAAMTYVASAAVAVANLLRLVLITSNRRDD
- a CDS encoding DUF116 domain-containing protein, producing the protein MRALLPFSIFLADIFKTKKDLLRKFYIDFNNAMVNASGRRYLPKNVLILLPHCLQYSECGYKITNNTENCRRCGRCSIGKILKIAEEREVEVCIVTGGTAARNIVKRINPELIFAVACERDLTSGIVEVGKIPVIGLINDRPNGPCYNTTVDVESLKQRLDEILEV
- the fmt gene encoding methionyl-tRNA formyltransferase; the encoded protein is MRIVFMGTPEFAIPSLDMLLKEGYDVVAVVTQPDKPKGRGNKMSPPPVKEYAIEHGIEVLQPEKVKTEEFVEKIKEINPDLLVTAAYGKILPKSVLDIPKYGCINVHGSLLPRYRGAAPIQWSIINGEKVTGITTMYTDVGMDTGDMLVKAEIQITEDMTAGELHDKLAVLGAEVLKETLLRLKNGTLERIPQNDEEATYAPMMTKEIGCIDWSKSSREIHNLVRGTNPWPGAYTFLSGKKMKIWMTSVVSDDKHDSKAGTILKVSKDGIVVACGSGKLNIKEIQFENARKMSVEEYICGHKIGEGELLG
- the def gene encoding peptide deformylase — translated: MALRNIRFDGDEVLRKVSKPVDVIDDRILTLLDDMAETMYAEHGVGLAAPQIGVLKRVVVIDVGEGLLELINPRIVKTEGEELDIEGCLSIPDFLGEVIRPKKVWVEALNRKGEKISLEGEGLLARAFCHEIDHLDGILFTSRAQKIINKSDLQE
- the priA gene encoding primosomal protein N', with product MNNIAEVVISNATRQFDRIYHYRIPEKYLGRVNTGMRVIVPFGKSNRLLEGYIVALTGESDFKDLKEISEIVDESPVFNENLIKLAHWMKYRYISTYSDVFKCLLPPGTGLISSKVVRLVNCDTSLKGNYIKILQKLKDNEGVMEYDQLKEETNIKSITKYLNKLAELNCISISEEFGTKVKRKQIKAAYLTKPSEEVQEDIESNRLRNIKHVRILEMLLENEYISVSDLTKFAGVSKGVLETLNKYGYIDFKNMEVTRDPYESQNFQKTSPLEPTEEQKHIIDSVKEMLDKKIFKEILLHGVTGSGKTEVYLQLIEHCINIGKQAIVLVPEISLTPQMVERFKGRFGEYVAILHSRLSLGERYDQWRLIKDGKIKVVIGARSAVFAPFDNLGMIIIDEEHENSYKSEITPKYHAVEVARERCRIENAVLMYGSATPSVENYYRAKNGEISMFTMMKRANNLMLPEVRVVDMRRELEAGNRSIFSRILHSEMEENIKNNEQTIIFLNRRGHSSFVLCRNCGYVLKCPKCDVSMTYHSFDERLICHYCGYTVKNVSTCPKCKSSHIKGFGTGTQKIENEIKKHFEGSSVIRMDMDTTSYKNSHEEILRSFREDNINILVGTQMIAKGHDFPNVTLVGVLAADSMLNTGDYRATERTFQLLTQVAGRAGRGVIPGRVIIQAYNVENYSIECACAQDYKSFFEKEILVRKKLVYPPFTNIGSIVLSGINDRTVYNRAVSVKKFIDECFSGVCDGDAILGPFRSVISKIKNKYRWRINIKCKEIGKLIDILTKVSDHFYAHHGKNDISISVDINPVNML